The proteins below come from a single Miscanthus floridulus cultivar M001 chromosome 1, ASM1932011v1, whole genome shotgun sequence genomic window:
- the LOC136487218 gene encoding uncharacterized protein: MASPSLASPWRLGDLGGKPPDPARPPPTNLLLPLALLLLALPCPFLPASASSPAAPSVSLRSPPYLPRNPLPIPLPLLTLAAFAAAAASAHAGFFGRPVRLLASLRSVPASLLRLVLTAIPASPLALLPLLPLPTALGAALPVLGFILLSPFWSLAGTAAMVESATGLTPLRRSCRLLSGSRLAGLSLFLVFATGIGVTL; encoded by the coding sequence ATGGCCTCACCTTCGTTGGCGTCGCCATGGAGGCTAGGCGACCTCGGTGGCAAGCCCCCAGATCCGGCGAGGCCGCCTCCTACAAACCTTCTGCTCCCACTGGCCCTCCTCCTACTCGCTCTCCCCTGTCCGTTCCTCCCTGCTTccgcctcctcccccgccgccCCCTCCGTGTCTCTCCGGTCCCCGCCATATCTGCCGAGGAACCCGCTACCCATCCCGCTGCCGCTTCTCACCCTCGCTgccttcgccgccgccgcggcgagcGCGCACGCAGGGTTCTTCGGTCGCCCCGTCCGGCTCCTCGCCTCGCTCCGCTCTGTGCCAGCCTCCCTCCTCCGCCTCGTCCTCACCGCCATCCCGGCCTCCCCGCTCGCACTCCTTCCGCTCCTCCCGCTCCCCACTGCGCTCGGCGCCGCGCTGCCCGTCCTCGGCTTCATCCTTTTATCCCCGTTCTGGTCCCTCGCTGGCACCGCTGCCATGGTCGAATCGGCCACAGGCCTCACGCCGCTCCGCCGGAGCTGCCGGCTCCTCTCTGGCTCCCGCCTCGCAGGCCTCTCCTTGTTCCTTGTCTTCGCCACTGGGATTGGGGTCACGCTCTAG